TCGGCGCCATCATGGAGCTGTGCCAAAGCCGGCGCGGCGTCATGGGCGGCATGGACTATCTCTCGGAGGACCGGGTGGAAATCCGGTACCGCCTGCCGCTGGCCGAAATCGTCTTCGACTTCTTCGACATCCTCAAATCCAAGACCCGCGGCTACGGCTCGCTGGACTGGAAGGCCGACGGCGAGCAGGTGGCCGACCTGGTCAAGGTGGACATCATGCTCCAGGGCGAGCAGGTGGATGCCTTCTCTGCCATCACCCACCGGGACAAGGCCTACGCCTACGGTGTGATGATGACGGGCAAGCTGCGCGAACTGATTCCCCGCCAGCAGTTCGAGGTCCCCATCCAGGCGGCCATCGGCTCCCGGATCATCGCCCGCGAGAGCATCCGGGCCATCCGCAAGGATGTCCTGGCCAAGTGCTACGGCGGTGACATCACCCGGAAGCGCAAACTGCTGGAGAAGCAGAAGGAAGGCAAGAAGCGCATGAAGATGGTGGGACGCGTCGAGGTCCCGCAGGAAGCCTTCATCGCCGCCCTCACCACGGACGAATCCAAGGACAAGGCCAAGAAGTAACGGTGCCGGAAATGACTGTTGCTGTTCTCCAGGCGGGCCCGGCCGGTGCCTAGCGCCCTGCCGCTGGGCGACCCGGCGCCGCCGGACGGACTGCTGCCCGGCCAGGCGCTGGAGGGCGCCGCGGCCCGCGCCTTTGGGCTGTACGTGCATATCCCGTTCTGTGCCGTGCGCTGCGGCTACTGCGATTTCAACACCTACACCGCCACGGAGCTTGGCGGCGGGGCCTCGCAGGACGCCTACGCCGGCACCGCCATCGCCGAAGTAGGCTTCGCAGCGGCGGTCCTGACGAACAGCGGCCTGCCGGCACGCCCGCTCAGCACGGTCTTTTTCGGCGGCGGAACACCCACTCTGCTCCCGGCTGAGGACCTGGCCCGCATTCTCACCACCGCCATCGGAGCGTGGGGCCTCGAGCCGGGCGCCGAGGTCACCACGGAGGCGAACCCGGACTCGGTCACGCCCGAATCCCTGCAGCTGCTCGCCGACGCCGGTTTCACCAGGGTGTCCTTCGGCATGCAGTCGGCGGTGCCGCATGTCCTCAAGGTGCTGGACCGCACCCACACCCCCAGCCGGGTGCCCCAGGCCGTCGGGTGGGCCAGGGAGGCCGGCCTCGACGTCAGCCTCGACCTGATCTACGGAACGCCGGGGGAGTCGCTGGCGGACTGGCGCTACTCGCTGGAGACTGCCCTGTCGTACCAACCAGACCACATCAGCGCCTATGCGCTGATCGTCGAGGAAGGCACCAAGCTTGCCGCGCAGATCCGCCGCGGCGAGGTGCCGGGAATCGACGACGACGACCACGCGGCCAAATACGAACTCGCCGACGGACTCATCTCCGCCGCGGGGCTGTCCTGGTACGAGGTCAGCAACTGGTCCCGCAGCCCGGAGCAGGCCTGCCGCCACAACCTCGCCTACTGGCGGGGCGACGACTGGTGGGGGATCGGCCCCGGCGCCCACTCCCACGTGGGCGGCGTGCGCTGGTGGAACGTCAAGCACCCCACCGCCTATGCCAACCGCCTGGGTTCCGGGCTCTCGCCTGCCGCCGGCCGGGAGACCCTTGACTCCGGGACCCGGAACGTCGAGCGCGTCATGCTCGAAGCCCGGCTGAACTCGGGGCTGGAAATAGCCAGCCTGGGCGGACTGGGGGACACCGGACGGCACGCCGTCGCCGGACTCATCGCGGACGGCCTCGTTGACCCCGTGGCGGCCTTCCGCGGCACCCTCGTCCTGACGCTCAAGGGCCGGCTGCTCGCGGACGCCGTGGTCCGCAGGATCCTGCCGGACTGACCCCGCCTGCCGGACTGACGTGACCCGGCCCCGGCAGGGCAGCTCAGGGCAGGAGCTGCCGCGCTACTTGATCCAGCGGAGGTTGAACTCGTAGCGGTGCGGCTGGCCGCGGTTGACGTGGATGCCGGCCGCGACCGAGAAGCACGTCACGGCAATCCAGATGACCGTGGCTAGAACGGCGAAGATGTTGCCCACCACTGGCACGAAGACCAGCAGGTTGCACAGCACGGCAGCAACCGTGGGGGGCAGCGTGAAGTTGAGGGCTTCCTTGGACTCCTGCGCCGTGAACGGGCCGCGGTCCTTGAAGATCAGGTAAATCAGCAGCGAGGGAACACAGCCCAGGATGCCGCCGAAGTGGGCCAGCGTGGCCCACTGCCGGTCCTCGTTCGCCGTGAGCGGCAGCGCATTTGCGGGAACGCCATGGTACGGGGGCTGGCCATGGCCGGCCTGGTTGCCGTTGTGTTCGCGTGCGTCATCTGCCACGGTGTCGTCCTTCGGATTGCGGGTGGTGCGTTGGTGACTGCAGGTGCCAGGGCTGCGCCGGGAGCGCAGCCGCCGTACCAAGAATACTTGCTCGGGCGCGGAATCACGGATCGGCCCGCTGGCGCGGACGCCCGGCAACCCCGGTCAGGGAACGGTGAGGAAGTCGATGACCTCTTCCACCCGGCCCAGCAGGGAGGGCTCAAGATCGGCATAGTTGCGGACCGCGCCGAGAAGCTTCTGCCAGCCCAGGCCGATGTCCTCCTTGGTGCTGTGCGGCCAGCCGAAGGCCGTCAGGATCCCGGTCTTCCAGTCCACGCCGCGGGGGATCACCGGCCACTTCTCGATTCCGAGGACGGCGGGCCGGATCGCCTGCCAGACGTCCACGTAGGGGTGGCCGACGATCAGGACGTTCCCGGCCGCGCCGGGGTAGGCCATCACAGCCGCGGCGATCCTGGATTCCTTGGAGTCGGGCACCAGGTGGTCCACCAGCACGCCCAGCCGGCGCCCGGGTCCGGGCCGGAAAGCCGCCACCGCGCCGGCGAGGTCGTCAATGCCGTGCAGAGGCTCGACGACGATGCCCTCCACCCGGAGGTCGTCACCCCAGACCTTCTCGACGAGTTCGGCGTCGTGCTTTCCTTCCACCCAGATCCGGCTCGCTTTGGCGACCTGGGCGCGCTGGCCCTCCACCCGGACGGAGCCGGACGCTGTTCTGGTGCCAGCGGCGGCTGCGGCGGACCGGGGCGCCGGCGGCAAGAGCCGGATCGGCTGGCCCTCCAGCAGGAAGCCGAAACCGAGGCGGAAGGACCGGGACTTGCCGCGGCGGTCTTCAAGGGCCACCACATGCATCCCGCCGGACTTCTCCACGCGGGTGACGGCACCCACCCAACCGGACTGCACATCTTCGAGCACCATTCCGCGCTCCACGGGCACTTCAGGCAGCTGGGCCTTGGCGGGGGCGGACAGGTCCTGGGGGCCCCAGTTCTGGTACGACATCGGATACACACTGCTTTGCGCTCGGTTTGCTGCTGCGGGCTGTGCCCCAAAACACGCGCCCCGGGAGGAACGCCCGGAGCGAACTCAATGCTAACAAAGCGGCGACTCATATTAGACTGGTTAGCACTTAGGCATGTCGAGTGCTAACCGCTGCGTGTCCGGACACTGCGTGTCCGGAGCGGCTGGCGGGCGGCGGCACCGGATGCGGGACAGTCGATAGGAGGTGGAGCGTGAGCGAACCGCGCAAACTCGAAGTGCTGCGCGCCATCGTGGAGGACTATGTCCATTCGCGGGAACCCGTCGGCTCCAAAGCGCTCGTGGAGCGGCACCAGCTCGGCGTGTCCAGCGCCACGATCCGCAATGACATGGCGGCCCTGGAAGATGAGGGCCTCATCACGGCTCCACACACCAGCGCCGGCCGCATCCCCACCGACAAGGGCTACCGGCTGTTCGTGGACCAGATTTCGGCGGTCAAGCCACTTTCGCCGGCGGAACGCCGCGCCATCCAGGCCCTGCTGGAAGGCTCCGACGACCTCGACGACGTCCTGGACCGGACGGTGCGGCTGCTTTCCCAGCTGACCAACCAGGTCGCCGTCGTGCAGTACCCGCATCTCAGCCGGGCCGAGGTGCGGCACATCGAATTCGTCCTGCTCGCCCCCCGCAAGGTGCTCGCCGTGCTCATCGCGGACACCGGCAAGGTGGAACAACGGGTGATCGACGTGGGGCAGGACCTTCAGGACGAGGCCCTGTCCGAACTGCGCACCCGCTTCCTCGGCAGCCTCACGGGGACGCCGCTGAACCTGCTGCCGCAGTCCCTGCAGTCCCTGATCGGCAGCTGCCCGCCGGCGCGGCGCAACGCCGCCCAGGCGTTGGCCCGAGGCCTCGAGGCCCTGGCCGCCAGCAGCCGCGAGGAGCGGATGGTCATGGCCGGAACCGCCAACCTGGCCCGCTCCAACGTCGACTTCCCGCTGACCATCGGCCCGGTCCTGGAAGCCCTCGAGGAACAGGTGGTCATGCTCCGCCTGCTGAGCGACATGGCCGCAGACCCACGGGGCGTCACGGTCAGCATCGGCCGGGAAAATCCCTACGACGGGCTCGCCGAGGCCTCTGTGGTGGCCACCGGCTACGGACCGGACGCGACGGCGAAAGTCGGGGTGCTGGGTCCCACCCGGATGGACTATCCGACCACCATGGCCGCCGTCCGGGCGGTCGCACGCTACCTTTCAAGGATTCTCGGCCCCTGACGGGCCGCGTCCACCCGCAACCGCCCGGCCCGAAGGGCCGACATAGACTTCTTGCCCGCAACAGGCAGTGCCCCACCGGCAGTACAAAAAGGAAGAGATACACACTTTGAGCAGCCATTACGACGTTCTTGGAGTCTCCCGCGAAGCCACGGGAGAAGAGATCAAGAAGGCTTACCGCAAGCTGGCGCGCAACCTCCACCCGGACGTGAACCCCGGGGATGACGCCTCCGACCGCTTCAAGGCCGTCACGCACGCCTACGAGGTGCTGTCCGATCCGCAGAAGCGCCGGATCTACGACACCACCGGCAACGAGAACGGCACCGACAATGGCTTCGGCGGCGGCAGCTACTCCGGCCAGGGCTTCGCGTTCCAGGACATCTTCGAGACCTTCTTCGGCGCCGGCGGCCAGGCCGGACCGGCGTCCCGGGTCCGCCGCGGCCAGGACGCCCTCATCAGCGTCCGGATCGACCTCCGCGACGCCGTCTTCGGCGTCAACAAGAAACTCGAAGTCGACACCGCCGTCACGTGCCCCACCTGTGAGGGCTCGTGCTGCCGCGAGGGCAGCCACCCGGAACGCTGCGACATCTGCGGCGGCTCCGGCCAGGTCCAGCGCGCCGTGCGTTCCATCCTCGGCCAGGTCATGACCACGGCACCCTGCGGGTCCTGCGAGGGCTTCGGTACCGTCATCAATGATCCATGCAACGAATGCGCTGGCCAGGGCCGCATCCGCAGCCGGCGCACCCTGACGGTCAAGGTCCCCGCCGGCGTCGCCACCGGCACCCGCATCCAGCTCTCCGGGCAGGGTGAGGCAGGCCCCGCCGGCGGCCCCGCAGGCGACCTCTACGTGGAGATCCGGGTCAACACCGACGCCACCTACGTCCGCGACGGCGACGACCTGCACGCCAGCCTCAACATCCCCATGACGGCCGCCGCACTCGGCACCGAGCTCACCCTCGACACCTTCGACGGCCAGCAGGAGATCGATGTGAAGGCCGGCACCCAGTCCGGCGAGGTCATCACGCTCCGCGGACTCGGCGTCACCCACCTGCGCGGCTACGGCCGTGGCGACCTCAAGGTCCATCTCCAGGTCGACACCCCCGCCAAGCTCGACGCCGCCCAGGAGGATCTGCTCCGCCAGCTCGCGAAGCTGCGCGGCGAACAGTTCACCGAAGGAAAACTCGCCGCGAGCGGCGGGGTCTTCGCGAAGCTCCGGGACCGGCTCGGCAACCTGTAGCGGTGAGTAACCCGGTCTTTTTCACTGCCCCCGGCACCCTGGACGGGCTGGCCCCCGGGTCCGCCTTCGTCCTTGACGGACCCGAGGCCCGCCATGCGGTCACGGTAAGGCGTCTTGGTGTGGGGGAGGCCGTCGACATCGCCGACGGCGCCGGGAAGCGGCTGACCGGCACCGTGTCCGCCGTCGCGCCCGGCGAGCTGACGGTGGAATGCTCCGGGCTGTCCGAGGAGCCCCTGCCGGAGGTCCGGCTGGTCCTGGTCCAGGCCCTCGCGAAAGGCGACCGGGACGAGCTCGCCGCGGAGACAGCCACCGAACTGGGGATCGACGCCGTTGTGCCCTGGCAGGCCGAACGCTCGATTGTCCGCTGGAAGGCCGAACGTGCGGCCAAGGCCCACGCCAAGTGGCAGTCGGTCGTCACGGCGGCGGCCAAGCAGGCACGCCGTGCGTGGATCCCGGAAGTCCGCCCCGCCGTCGACGGCGCCGGCCTGCAGGCGGCAGTGGCCGCCGCGGACCTCGCCATCATCCTGCATGAGGACGCCGTCCGTCCGCTGCGGCAGGTGCTGGAGGCCTGGCACCACTCCGGGGCCCCGGCCGACGGCTCGGGCAGCGACGGCCCGGGTGGGGGGCGCGAGGTGCTGCTGATCGTCGGACCCGAGGGCGGCATCAGCCCGCGGGAAGTCACCAGGCTCTGCGACGCCGGCGCGGTGACAGCCCTGCTGGGGCACCATGTGCTGCGCTCATCCACGGCCGGTCCCGCCGCGACGGTCCTCGCCAGCGACATCCTGGGCCGCTGGTAGCCCGGGTTCAGCCCAAGACGCGATCGGCTGCTCCGTAACGGCCCTTCTGAGGGTTCAGAAGGGCCGCTACGGAGCAGCCGATGCCAAATCCGGCAGGGTTGCCCTATTTGACTGTGAACCCGCGGGTATCAACGTTCAGGTCCTCGGCCGGATTGCCATCCTCAAGCTGGGACACCCGGACCTCATAGCTGCCGGGGCCAAGGTTGACCGACAGGCTGAAGGCTCCCGATTGGCCTGCCTCGGCTGAGGCCGTGACCGTCCCGTTCAGGTACTTCGTCTCGACGCTGCCGTCGAGACGCAGAATCTCCCACCGGAGCTTGCCGCCCGCAGCGGTGCTGCGGCCGGAGATCTTGACCGCACCGTCCGCCATGGAGGTCCCTTCCTGGGGATCGATGATCCACACCGGGGCGACCATCCCTGCGCTGCGGGACGTCGGGGAACCAAGCCGGACGTGGTTGAAAGCGACGTAGTCGGTATGCCCGTCCACCAGCACCACCACCTGGATCTGCTGGCCGGCGTCGATCAGCCCCGCGCTGGCAGCGGCCGCCGTCGCGGTGTAGACGAGCTGCTGCACCGCCCGCTCGGCCATGGCCGGATCCACATTGCTGTTGAAAGCGTCCGCCGACATGTCCACGGTGATGACGTTTTTGCCGGAGATGGAGCTTGCCAGCTTCTTCGGGTTCTGCCAGGGAGTGAAGAAATCAGGATCGAGGGGCTTCTGGGACATCATGACCCGGAGCGCCCGCGTGACGGGGTTGTCCTGTTCCGGGACATCACGGAACTCGCGGTAAAGGAACGTGCTGTCATTGCTCCGGCCGATCCAGTACACCGGCGCCTTGTTGGACGCCTGGGACGTTTCCAGCGGTGCGCTGGTGGTCGGCGCGGATGCCTGGGCAGACAGGGCCTGGGCCGGCGAGCTGGAGTCCGTGATGCCGGGCTGGGGGGTGGCCACGCAGCCGGACAGGGCCAGCGCAGCAGGCAGCACCACCAGCAGCACGGCCCGGCGTGTCCGCCCGCCTGCTGCTGTCTGCCCCATCCCGCGTTGCCTGATGGCCGCCGCCTTCGCTACTCGGTTACTGATTGTCCTGCTGTCCGCTCACCGGCTGAAAAGACGTGGCGGAGGCCGATTTCCAGCATGGCACACGGGCCCGGCGCGAAACCGTGGATTCAGCCAGCGGCCAGGAACTGCAACGGGAACGATATCCGGCTGATACAAAGTTGATACCTAACGTTCCGATCCCCGCTTAGGCAGGACAGGCCAACCGCCGGCCGGCACGGTACACGAGGGCTTCGGCTGGGACAGAGTCCTCTTTGCCTACTCCTCGGGTGCGCCGGACCCAAGCCAGTCAGCTGCCATGGACTTCGGACGGCACGTCATCGCGCTCGTCCGGCAGGAAATCGCGCACCGGAAGGCCACCAGGCGTCCCGCTGGGTGCCGTGGATCCGGCGTCGTCCGACCGGCCCGGCGCGGGCACAACGCCGGATCCGAACGGGCGCCGGGTCCGCCGTGCTGGCGTAAGATGGACGTACCCGTTGCCCCGGCCGCGGACGGCGAGCACCGCCGTCGGGCCGGATCACGGCACAGACCATTTCCGAACTGGAGGGGACCAGAGGCCCGCGGGCCAACACCATGACTGAAGCAGCGAACGGCAAGGCCCGGATCAGCGCCGGAGAGCGCTCCGCAGGTGAATTCCCCCACTCCCTACCAGGGCTGCGGACGGAGGTAGTCCTGTTCGACAGTTCCGATCAGATGGTCCAGTCCCTCGGCAGTCACGACGAGGCCCTGCGCTTCATCGAGACCCAGTTCCCGGCCGTCGACTTCCACGTCCGCGGCAATGAGCTCGCCATCAGCGGACCTGCCGCCGACGTACCGCGGATCATGCGCCTGCTCAACGAGGTCCGGGGCCTCGTCGCCCGGGGCACCATCATCACTCCCGCTGTCCTGCAGCAGCTCGTGTCGATGCTCCGGACCCAGTCCCTGCAGAACCCGGTCGACGTGCTCACCCACAACATACTCTCGAGCCGCGGCAAGACGATCCGGCCAAAGACGCTGAACCAGAAGAACTACGTGGACGCGATTGACGCCAACACCGTGATCTTCGGCATCGGACCGGCCGGTACCGGCAAGACGTACCTGGCGATGGCCAAAGCCGTCCAGGCGCTGCAGCAGAAGGAAGTCACGCGGATCATCCTGACCCGTCCCGCCGTCGAGGCGGGCGAGCGGCTGGGGTTCCTGCCCGGCACGCTCAGCGACAAGATCGACCCCTACCTGCGCCCGCTGTACGACGCCCTGCACGAAATGATGGACCCCGAATCCATTCCGCGGCTGATTGCGGCCGGCACCATCGAGGTCGCCCCGCTCGCCTACATGCGCGGACGCACGCTCAACGATGCCTTCATCATCCTGGACGAGGCGCAGAACACGACTCCGGAGCAGATGAAGATGTTCCTCACCCGGTTGGGCTTCGGCTCCAAGATGGTGGTCACCGGTGACGTCACGCAGGTTGACCTGCCCTTTGGGACCCGGTCCGGTCTCCGGATCGTGGAGGACATCCTGCAGGGCATCGAGGACGTCAATTTCACCGTCCTGGACGCCTCCGACGTCGTCCGGCACCGCCTGGTGGGCGACATCGTCAACGCCTACAGCGTCTGGGACGAGATCCAGAGGAACCGGGTCAAGCATTCCGTGGCCCGCGACAAGCGGGGAGACCAAGCGTGAGCATCGAGGTCAACAACGAATCCGGCGTCACCGTTGATGAGGCGGAGCTGGTGCGCCTGTCCCGGTTCATTTTCGAGCGTCTCTTCATCCACCCGCAGGCCGAGCTGTCGATCCTGCTCGTGGACGAACCGGCCATGGAGAAGCTGCACATCGAACTGATGGACGAGCCCGGCTCCACTGACGTGCTCTCGGTCCCCATGGATGAGCTGACGCCAGGCACACCGGACAAGCCCACCCCCCAGGGCATGCTCGGCGACATCGCCATCTGCCCGCAGGTCGCCGAGGTCCAGGCGGTGAACGCCGGCCACTCCACCCAGGATGAAATGCTGTTGCTCACCACGCACGGCATCCTGCACCTGCTCGGCTTCGACCATGCCGAGCCGGAGGAGAAGGAAGAGATGTTCGGCCTCCAGCGCGAACTGCTCTCCGCCTTCACCGGCAAAGACGCCCCGTCAGAGACGATTCAGTGACGCCACTGATCCTTGCCGGCATGGCGCTGGTGTTTATTAGTTTTGCGGCGTTCCTGACCGCGGCTGAATCTGCCTTCAACTACCTTTCCCGGCATGAGGCCGAAGCTGCGATCCTGCAGAGCCGCGGCAACGCGCTGAAGCGCATCATGGCGCAGCCAATTGCGCATATGCGGGCCCTGCGCTTCTGGCGCATCTGGTTTGACATGGCTTCAGCGGTCGCCGTCACCGTGTTGCTGAACAGCCTGCTCGACAACGTCTGGCTCGCGGGGCTGATCGCGACCGGCGTCATGGCGGTCCTGGGCTTTGTGATCGTGGGCGTGTCCCCGCGGCAGATCGGCCGGATGCACTCCGCCGGCCTGGTCCGCTTCAGCGCCCCGCCGATCCGCTGGCTGTGCTGGGCGCTCGGACCAATCCCCGGCTGGCTCGTCACCGTGGGCAGCGCCGTCGCCCCCGGTACCCCCGCGGATACCCAGGCCTTCTTCAGCGAAGAGGAATTCCGGGAGCTGGTGGACCGCGCCACGGAGTCGGACGTGATTGAGGACAACGAGGCCGAGCTGATCCAGTCGGTGTTCGATTTCGGCGATACCCTGGTCCGCTCGGTGATGGTGCCCCGCACCGACATCCTCAGCATCGATTCCGGGTCCAGCCTGCACCGGGCCATGTCGCTGTTCCTGCGCTCGGGTTATTCACGGATCCCCGTCATCGGCGAGAACACGGACCAGGTCCTGGGCATCGTCTACCTGAAGGACGTGGCCGCGGTCATCCACAACCTTGGCCCCGGCGAGGTTCCCCCGGTCGTTGACGAACTGGCCCGCGAGGTGCGCTACGTGCCTGACTCCAAACCGGTGAGTGAACTGCTGCGCGAACTGCAGAAGGAATCGACGCACGTCGCGATCGTGATCGACGAATACGGCGGCACCGCCGGGCTCGTCACGCTGGAGGACCTCATCGAGGAAATCGTCGGAGAAATCGTCGACGAGTACGACACTGAGAGCGCGGAGGCGGTGGAACTCGGCGACGGGACCTACCGGGTCAGCGCGCGGATGAGCATCGATGACCTTGGCGAACTCTTCGACCTGGAGCTCGACGACGACGAAGTGGACACCGTTGGCGGCCTGCTCGCCAAGGCCCTCGGGCGGGTGCCGATCGTCGGCAGCACGGTCGAGGTCCACGGGCTGTCCCTCCGGGCCGACCGGCTCGAAGGCCGGCGGAACCGGGTCAGCCACATCATTGCGTCCGCCGTACCAAAACAAGAAACTGACCTTGAAGACCTTCTCGACGAGGCCGCACCAATCCAACAGGGAGTCTCACGTGAGCAAGCAGAATAAGTCCGACGACGAAGCCGCACACGGCGGCTACCGGGCCGGGTTTGCCGTGCTGGTCGGGCGGCCCAATACAGGCAAGTCCACCCTCACCAACGCCCTGGTCGGCCAGAAGGTGGCCATTACCTCGGCCAAGCCGCAGACCACGCGGCACACCATCCGCGGCATCGTGCACCGGGAGGACGGGCAGCTGATCCTCGTGGACACACCGGGCCTGCACCGCCCGCGCACCCTGCTGGGGAAGCGGCTGAACGAACTCGTCGCCGACACCCTCGCCGAGGTCGACGCGATCGGCTTCTGCCTGCCGGCCAACGAGAAGATCGGCCCCGGTGACAAGTTCATCGCCGCCCAGCTCGCGGCCATCGGCAACAAGCCGGTCATCGCGATCGTGACGAAGTCCGACACCGTGGACCGCCAGGCCCTCACCGAACAGCTGCTCGCCGTCGACGCTCTGGGCCGCGAGGTCCTCGGCGAGGACGGCTGGAAGGATATTGTCCCGGTTTCCGCCGCCGACGGCTTCCAGGTCAAGACCATTGCCGACGTGCTGATCGGCCTTATGCCGCTGTCGCCGCCGCTGTACCCGGACGGACACCTGACGGACGAACCGGAAGCCGTGATGATCGCCGAACTCATCCGGGAAGCTGCCCTCGAAGGCGTGCGCGACGAACTGCCGCACTCCCTCGCGGTTGTTGTCGATGAGATCGTCCCGCGGGAAGGGCGGCCTGAAGACAAGCCGTTCCTCGACGTCCGGGTCAATCTGTACGTGGAACGCCCCTCGCAGAAAGCCATCATCATCGGCAAGGGCGGCGCCCGGCTCCGCGAAGTCGGCACCAACGCGCGAAAGGGGATCGAGGCGCTGCTCGGCGCGCGCATCTACCTGGACCTGCACGTGAAGGTCGCCAAGGACTGGCAGCGTGACCCGAAGCAGCTCGTGAAGCTCGGTTTCTAGGCGCATTCCGGCGCTGTACCGGCCTCTGCCGCGGCCTCCGCCACGGCCTGCGCCGCTCCCATGGAGCCCGCAATCGGGTAATTCCCAGATTCGGACTCTAAAATGGTCGGACCCCGTTCGTGAAAGAAGGCTCAACCGTGTCTCGACCCCGTGAAGACCGCGCAGGCGGAGCCGGCTTCCCGGCTCGGCCCGGTCATGCTGCCCGGCACACGGACGACCCCTCGCTCGGACCGGCACGGCACCTTGGCTCAGCCCGCGGCATGCCCGGTTGGCTGAAGATCGGGACCGCCGTCGTCTCCATCCTTCTGGTCGGGGTCATTGCCTTCGGCGCCTACTGGGCCATCCGCCTGCAGGGCAATATCACCAAGGCATCGCTGGGGGCCGGAAGCGAGAAGACCGAGGGCGCGGTGGACGACTCGCGGGACCGGATGCAGATCCTGGTCCTTGGCTCGGACACCCGTGACGGGAAGAATTCGCAATACGGCGGGGCCGGCGACTCCACCGGCTACGGGCACTCCGACGTCATGATGCTGCTGGACATCTCTGCTGACAACAAGCGTGTCAACGTCATCAGCTTCCCCCGGGACCTGCTCGTTGATATTCCGAAGTGCACCGACCAGGAAACCAAGCGGGAATTCCCGGCCCAGAAGAACGTCATGATCAACGCGGCCATGTCCGAGGCCGGCATCGGCTGTGCCGTGGACACCGTGAACAAGCTCACGGGCCTGGAAATCGACCACTTCATGATGGCGGACTTCAATTCGGTCAAGGAACTGTCCAACACTGTCGGCGGCGTCGACGTCTGCATCAGCGACGCCGTCTACGATCCCGACTCGGGGCTGCGGCTTCCCAAAGGCACCTCCAAGGTCCAGGGCGAGCAGGCCCTGGCGTTCCTGCGTGCCCGCCATGCCTTCGCCGACGGCGGCGACCTCGGCCGGATCAAGGGCCAGCAGGGGTTCCTGTCCGCGCTGGTCCGCAAGATCAAGGACGACGGCACCCTCAGCAACCCCGCGAAGACGCTTCAGATCGCGGATGTCGTCACCAAGAACCTCACGATCGATGAGGGCATGGCCTCGGTCCCGACGCTGCTGACGGTCGCCAACCGGCTGAAGAACATCGACGTGGGCAAGGTGGCGTTCGTTGCCGTGCCCACCGCGCCCGCTGTCAGCGACGTGAACCGCCTGCAGCTCGCCGAACCCGCGGCGTCGCAGCTCTTCGCCGCGATGCGCAAGGACATCGACCTGACGGACCCGACCGCGACGCCGAGCCCGTCCGCTTCCCCGGATGCCGGTGCCAGCGCCAGCGCGGAGCCGGCACCCAGCCAGAGCGCCGCTGCCTACGACAAGGCAG
This DNA window, taken from Pseudarthrobacter sp. ATCC 49987, encodes the following:
- a CDS encoding PhoH family protein, with the translated sequence MTEAANGKARISAGERSAGEFPHSLPGLRTEVVLFDSSDQMVQSLGSHDEALRFIETQFPAVDFHVRGNELAISGPAADVPRIMRLLNEVRGLVARGTIITPAVLQQLVSMLRTQSLQNPVDVLTHNILSSRGKTIRPKTLNQKNYVDAIDANTVIFGIGPAGTGKTYLAMAKAVQALQQKEVTRIILTRPAVEAGERLGFLPGTLSDKIDPYLRPLYDALHEMMDPESIPRLIAAGTIEVAPLAYMRGRTLNDAFIILDEAQNTTPEQMKMFLTRLGFGSKMVVTGDVTQVDLPFGTRSGLRIVEDILQGIEDVNFTVLDASDVVRHRLVGDIVNAYSVWDEIQRNRVKHSVARDKRGDQA
- the ybeY gene encoding rRNA maturation RNase YbeY: MSIEVNNESGVTVDEAELVRLSRFIFERLFIHPQAELSILLVDEPAMEKLHIELMDEPGSTDVLSVPMDELTPGTPDKPTPQGMLGDIAICPQVAEVQAVNAGHSTQDEMLLLTTHGILHLLGFDHAEPEEKEEMFGLQRELLSAFTGKDAPSETIQ
- a CDS encoding hemolysin family protein gives rise to the protein MTPLILAGMALVFISFAAFLTAAESAFNYLSRHEAEAAILQSRGNALKRIMAQPIAHMRALRFWRIWFDMASAVAVTVLLNSLLDNVWLAGLIATGVMAVLGFVIVGVSPRQIGRMHSAGLVRFSAPPIRWLCWALGPIPGWLVTVGSAVAPGTPADTQAFFSEEEFRELVDRATESDVIEDNEAELIQSVFDFGDTLVRSVMVPRTDILSIDSGSSLHRAMSLFLRSGYSRIPVIGENTDQVLGIVYLKDVAAVIHNLGPGEVPPVVDELAREVRYVPDSKPVSELLRELQKESTHVAIVIDEYGGTAGLVTLEDLIEEIVGEIVDEYDTESAEAVELGDGTYRVSARMSIDDLGELFDLELDDDEVDTVGGLLAKALGRVPIVGSTVEVHGLSLRADRLEGRRNRVSHIIASAVPKQETDLEDLLDEAAPIQQGVSREQAE
- the era gene encoding GTPase Era, whose amino-acid sequence is MSKQNKSDDEAAHGGYRAGFAVLVGRPNTGKSTLTNALVGQKVAITSAKPQTTRHTIRGIVHREDGQLILVDTPGLHRPRTLLGKRLNELVADTLAEVDAIGFCLPANEKIGPGDKFIAAQLAAIGNKPVIAIVTKSDTVDRQALTEQLLAVDALGREVLGEDGWKDIVPVSAADGFQVKTIADVLIGLMPLSPPLYPDGHLTDEPEAVMIAELIREAALEGVRDELPHSLAVVVDEIVPREGRPEDKPFLDVRVNLYVERPSQKAIIIGKGGARLREVGTNARKGIEALLGARIYLDLHVKVAKDWQRDPKQLVKLGF
- a CDS encoding LCP family protein, which codes for MSRPREDRAGGAGFPARPGHAARHTDDPSLGPARHLGSARGMPGWLKIGTAVVSILLVGVIAFGAYWAIRLQGNITKASLGAGSEKTEGAVDDSRDRMQILVLGSDTRDGKNSQYGGAGDSTGYGHSDVMMLLDISADNKRVNVISFPRDLLVDIPKCTDQETKREFPAQKNVMINAAMSEAGIGCAVDTVNKLTGLEIDHFMMADFNSVKELSNTVGGVDVCISDAVYDPDSGLRLPKGTSKVQGEQALAFLRARHAFADGGDLGRIKGQQGFLSALVRKIKDDGTLSNPAKTLQIADVVTKNLTIDEGMASVPTLLTVANRLKNIDVGKVAFVAVPTAPAVSDVNRLQLAEPAASQLFAAMRKDIDLTDPTATPSPSASPDAGASASAEPAPSQSAAAYDKAVQPVTVANGSGVPARTQEIIKVLTTGGFTQLGQLAARPVAATAVYYGAGYGDVAADVATLLGIPAAQVLPAAGVNGVQVYLGSDLVGGTASGDGPVELPSDIVNQTAGDVVCQQANPALITR